A stretch of Chiloscyllium punctatum isolate Juve2018m chromosome 34, sChiPun1.3, whole genome shotgun sequence DNA encodes these proteins:
- the LOC140458712 gene encoding EEF1A lysine methyltransferase 3-like: MTAQQEQKMPIIFDYHFDQSRLTSRYEFCGYELNITRDFSKNLGIPAVIWEPGRVLCQFFEKEQINFTGKKVIELGAGTGMVGILAILLGGDVTLTDEPIVLSQIQYNVSNNIPAASLHRSEVAALSWGKDNDQFPSDYDYILGSDIVYKSNEFHLLINTLLHLSNPNTIIYFSTKMRREMGAITFHENLIPQHFNSEIVHRVSEKDINVYKITKKCSII, translated from the exons ATGACTGCCCAGCAGGAACAGAAGATGCCTATCATATTCGACTACCATTTTGACCAAAGCAGACTAACTAGTCGTTATGAGTTTTGTGGGTACGAATTGAACATCACTCGAGATTTTAGCAAAAACCTTGGCATACCAGCAGTCATCTGGGAACCT GGCCGTGTCCTCTGTCAATTCTTTGAGAAAGAGCAGATTAACTTTACTGGAAAGAAAGTGATTGAATTGGGAGCAGGCACTGGCATGGTGGGAATTCTAGCCATCCTGCTTG GGGGAGATGTCACGTTGACCGACGAACCGATCGTTCTAAGTCAGATCCAATACAACGTCTCCAACAATATTCCAGCAGCCAGCCTACACCGTTCAGAAGTCGCTGCACTTTCCTGGGGGAAAGACAATGATCAGTTCCCTTCAGATTATGACTACATTCTTGGCTCGGACATTGTCTACAAATCCAATGAGTTCCACTTACTGATAAATACCCTGCTACACCTAAGCAACCCAAATACCATCATTTACTTTTCGACCAAAATGCGTCGGGAAATGGGAGCCATTACATTTCACGAAAACCTCATCCCACAGCATTTTAATTCCGAAATCGTTCATAGAGTCTCGGAAAAAGATATCAATGTGTACAAAATAACAAAAAAATGTTCTATCATATAA